A window from Mytilus galloprovincialis chromosome 8, xbMytGall1.hap1.1, whole genome shotgun sequence encodes these proteins:
- the LOC143043198 gene encoding uncharacterized protein LOC143043198 gives MCIKCDKHIHVICGTTVSEEGYGSKVVCPNCKIDTNRVRHRSGAMDSQLKQANTMIARSKKELGTAEVGQPVAVPIPMFDRGKGDSRNLLGRVIEVNDKGNAVVATRFGQLLGTFGTNEMGICKQNLILEEEINCETTLSVREAATHQSLSGGQGFFKCSCKTKCLSNRCKCKKNGRKCNSRCHSSTTCDNK, from the exons ATGTGTATTAAATGTGACAAACACATTCATGTTATATGTGGTACTACTGTAAGTGAAGAGGGATACGGTTCAAAGGTGGTATGTCCAAATTGTAAAATTGATACCAACAGAGTTCGACATCGTTCTGGAGCCATGGACAGTCAACTGAAGCAGGCAAACACTATGATAGCCAGGAGCAAAAAGGAACTAGGGACGGCAGAAGTTGGGCAACCAGTTGCCGTACCAATACCTATGTTTGATAGAGGGAAGGGTGACAGTAGAAATTTACTCGGCCGAGTCATTGAG GTCAATGATAAGGGAAATGCTGTTGTGGCTACAAGATTTGGACAACTTCTAGGAACATTTGGAACAAATGAGATGggaatatgtaaacaaaatttaattctggaaGAGGAAATTAATTGTGAAACAACTTTAAGTGTACGTGAGGCAGCAACCCATCAGTCATTATCCGGAGGTCAAGGATTTTTCAAATGTTCTTGTAAAACTAAATGTTTAAGTAACCGGTGCAAATGCAAGAAAAACGGGAGAAAGTGCAATAGTCGGTGCCACAGTTCAACAACTTGTGATAACAAATGA